A region of Moorena producens PAL-8-15-08-1 DNA encodes the following proteins:
- a CDS encoding RNA-guided endonuclease InsQ/TnpB family protein, which produces MKARYKYRFYPTDQQKQDLARLFGCVRVVWNDALAICKKSKKVLKSGDLQKLVITQAKKTEERKWLSEVSVVPLQQSVADLGVAFKNFFESHNGKRKGRKVRSPRFKKRSNNQSARLTRRGFSIQGDGVYLAKIGVVKPIWSRELPSEPSSVTIILDCANNYFLSFVVDIEPVQVDAKNQSIGIDLGIKTFAVMSDGGHVNSPDYSKLDRKLRKQTRKFARQAKGSNRREQTRIKIARLNNKIANKRKDFLHKFSTRIVSENQVIVLEDLNVSGMVKNRKLARAISQQGWSEFRSLAQAKSDKYGRDFRVISRWEPTSQICSDCGFKWGKLDLSVRSILCVNCGTEQDRDINAARNIEKVGMGHRHDSKWARRGDKTVETVGHATRTAAHPDDLSRITVLLGR; this is translated from the coding sequence TTGAAAGCAAGATACAAATATCGTTTTTATCCAACTGACCAACAGAAACAGGACTTAGCTAGGCTGTTTGGCTGTGTCAGAGTCGTGTGGAACGATGCTCTGGCTATTTGCAAGAAATCTAAGAAGGTTCTAAAATCTGGAGACTTACAGAAACTGGTCATAACTCAGGCTAAAAAGACCGAAGAAAGAAAATGGTTGTCTGAAGTGTCAGTCGTTCCTTTGCAGCAGTCCGTAGCTGATTTGGGAGTTGCTTTTAAGAACTTCTTTGAGTCGCACAATGGAAAACGAAAAGGACGAAAAGTTAGGTCTCCACGATTCAAAAAGCGATCCAATAATCAATCAGCAAGATTAACTCGCAGAGGTTTCTCTATTCAAGGTGATGGAGTTTACTTAGCCAAGATTGGGGTAGTCAAACCGATCTGGTCTAGGGAATTGCCATCTGAGCCAAGCTCTGTGACCATTATCTTAGATTGTGCTAACAATTATTTCTTGAGCTTTGTAGTAGATATTGAGCCTGTTCAAGTTGATGCCAAGAACCAAAGCATTGGGATTGATCTAGGTATCAAGACTTTCGCGGTAATGAGTGATGGGGGTCATGTCAATAGTCCTGACTATTCAAAACTAGATCGAAAATTACGCAAACAAACACGAAAGTTTGCTAGACAAGCCAAGGGGTCTAACCGGAGGGAGCAAACTCGCATTAAGATCGCAAGACTAAATAATAAAATCGCCAACAAAAGGAAAGACTTCCTGCATAAGTTCTCAACTAGGATAGTCAGCGAGAACCAAGTAATTGTCCTAGAAGACCTTAACGTGTCAGGAATGGTCAAAAATCGCAAACTAGCGCGAGCTATTAGCCAGCAAGGTTGGTCAGAATTTAGGAGTCTAGCTCAAGCAAAATCAGATAAATATGGCAGGGATTTTCGGGTTATAAGCCGTTGGGAACCCACTAGTCAAATCTGCTCAGATTGTGGGTTCAAGTGGGGGAAACTCGATTTGTCCGTACGCTCAATACTCTGTGTTAATTGTGGAACCGAGCAGGACAGAGACATCAACGCTGCTAGAAACATAGAAAAAGTCGGCATGGGGCATCGGCATGACTCTAAATGGGCAAGGAGGGGCGATAAGACTGTTGAGACCGTAGGTCACGCTACGCGAACGGCAGCACACCCCGATGATCTGTCAAGAATCACCGTTCTTCTAGGACGGTGA
- a CDS encoding tetratricopeptide repeat protein, which produces MTDQQALEILCARDALHNALTQEPFIPAELLECIHELDGQLQQHKQRIDQALELSSYRHSLPTKPKGWWWYLDQQRPPHPLDRYDWVFKGLTFGGWSVSLALLVNIASRFLTGGPDVVGTFAIIVPSLITLLKAKSDLTEEEQKDNDFSEALKKGFEELLITWKVPKFLHAETKFLSTMALLLGLLGFWYSLPRISDSYGQRGFEHYKAGELSSAEADYQRAIALEPDNAKAHYNLAVVYEDWLQLKKSKQEYQLAVSANIPRAYNNLARLYIREGDYPEAANLLVEGLKLTTEQSVYPEDKYNLYKNLGWVRFKQNRDDEAKIALEKAIKIAKNPDVAKYLPNRASASCILAQVLERQKKPEASKEYLKQWEHCRNLIIGNPIISKPNKWLDIANDLGIGNRLIPEEDTWLHLANQRIQKAQQQKQRP; this is translated from the coding sequence TTGACTGATCAACAAGCTCTAGAGATTCTGTGTGCCAGAGATGCACTCCACAATGCACTGACTCAGGAACCCTTCATACCTGCAGAGCTTCTAGAGTGCATCCATGAGCTAGATGGCCAACTCCAACAACACAAACAACGGATTGACCAAGCTCTGGAACTTTCTAGCTATCGTCACAGTCTACCAACAAAGCCTAAGGGCTGGTGGTGGTATCTGGATCAACAGCGTCCTCCTCATCCGCTAGATCGTTACGACTGGGTGTTTAAGGGTCTGACCTTTGGAGGTTGGAGTGTGAGTCTGGCTCTGCTGGTCAATATTGCCAGTCGTTTCTTAACTGGTGGTCCCGATGTGGTTGGCACTTTCGCCATCATTGTACCGAGTCTGATAACTCTGCTGAAAGCCAAAAGTGACCTTACCGAAGAAGAGCAAAAAGATAACGATTTCTCAGAAGCATTGAAAAAAGGTTTTGAGGAATTGCTGATTACTTGGAAAGTTCCCAAGTTTCTTCATGCTGAAACCAAGTTTCTGTCCACCATGGCTCTACTGTTGGGATTGCTAGGGTTTTGGTATAGCCTACCTAGAATTTCAGATAGTTACGGTCAACGTGGCTTCGAACACTATAAAGCAGGTGAGCTTAGTAGTGCTGAAGCCGACTACCAAAGAGCGATTGCCCTGGAGCCTGATAATGCTAAGGCTCATTACAACTTGGCCGTAGTCTATGAAGACTGGTTACAGCTCAAGAAATCAAAGCAAGAGTACCAGTTGGCGGTAAGTGCCAACATTCCTAGGGCATACAACAACTTGGCCAGACTCTACATTCGAGAGGGGGACTATCCTGAAGCGGCAAACCTTTTAGTTGAAGGTCTAAAACTGACCACAGAGCAATCAGTTTATCCAGAGGATAAATACAATTTATATAAAAATTTAGGGTGGGTAAGATTCAAACAAAACCGGGATGATGAAGCTAAAATTGCCCTGGAAAAAGCTATCAAGATTGCTAAGAATCCAGATGTGGCAAAATATCTGCCCAATCGTGCCTCTGCCTCTTGTATTTTAGCTCAGGTACTTGAACGCCAGAAAAAACCTGAAGCTTCCAAGGAATATCTCAAGCAATGGGAACATTGTCGCAATTTAATCATCGGAAATCCCATAATTTCAAAACCAAACAAATGGCTAGATATAGCTAATGATTTAGGAATAGGAAATCGTTTAATTCCAGAAGAAGACACCTGGTTACATCTAGCTAATCAACGTATTCAGAAAGCTCAACAACAGAAACAAAGGCCATGA
- a CDS encoding tetratricopeptide repeat protein encodes MIWKRLFSISLLSSVLIAIAAPATTAAEGIYEIAALTGDVQVKRRLWFGYRRAHQGDRLKLTDQIWVRNSQSSATVSCSDLSNWEVPVGTAFKVSEGCSNSGILFRPGDPLAPGRGIGNENLPYLISPRNTALRPNQPLTLRWHGVKEATHYDVTINDLAKPVWEKRVSEPIVDYPDSSQLRRDRDYFIVVTASTGVSSPKNPDQEPAPTITLLTDELEQELKKNLAQIDTQNLDADAKAQKKAHLYHSTCQDPNFPNTCLNQNAIDLLEKRIKAGTENPAIYQLQADMYKRIGLKRQAQQRYRTALALAKKANNLPLQAEIQEQLGEIAHNLEEFAEAVESLKAAEGIYKKLLNLEDSEAKSKLEELRNDIEDSRQRI; translated from the coding sequence ATGATTTGGAAACGTCTATTCTCCATCTCCCTACTTTCCAGCGTTTTAATCGCGATCGCGGCTCCAGCAACTACTGCGGCTGAAGGTATTTACGAGATCGCAGCTCTCACAGGAGATGTTCAAGTGAAACGTCGCCTGTGGTTTGGTTATCGTCGGGCTCACCAAGGAGATCGTCTCAAGCTCACAGACCAGATCTGGGTCAGAAACTCTCAATCTTCTGCTACAGTTTCCTGCAGTGATCTCAGTAATTGGGAAGTTCCTGTAGGAACAGCTTTTAAGGTGTCTGAAGGTTGCTCAAATTCAGGAATATTGTTCCGACCGGGAGATCCGCTAGCACCTGGACGTGGCATCGGGAACGAAAACCTTCCCTACCTGATCAGTCCTAGGAATACAGCACTACGTCCTAATCAACCCCTGACCCTGCGCTGGCATGGGGTGAAAGAAGCCACCCACTATGATGTTACTATCAATGATTTGGCAAAACCAGTGTGGGAAAAACGGGTATCTGAACCCATAGTTGATTATCCTGATAGCTCCCAACTCCGACGGGATCGGGATTATTTTATTGTGGTAACTGCTAGTACCGGTGTGTCTTCACCGAAAAATCCCGATCAAGAGCCAGCTCCCACCATTACCCTGCTGACGGATGAGCTGGAGCAGGAGCTAAAGAAGAACCTAGCTCAGATTGACACACAAAATCTGGATGCAGATGCCAAAGCTCAAAAAAAAGCTCATCTGTATCACAGCACTTGCCAAGATCCAAATTTCCCTAACACTTGTCTCAATCAGAATGCCATTGACCTTTTAGAAAAAAGAATCAAAGCTGGTACAGAAAATCCTGCCATTTATCAGCTTCAAGCTGACATGTATAAGCGCATTGGACTAAAGCGACAGGCTCAGCAGCGTTACCGCACAGCCCTGGCACTGGCCAAAAAAGCTAACAATTTGCCATTGCAGGCGGAAATTCAAGAACAGCTTGGTGAGATTGCCCACAACCTAGAAGAGTTTGCTGAAGCGGTTGAATCGTTAAAGGCTGCTGAGGGAATTTACAAAAAGCTTTTAAATTTGGAAGATTCAGAGGCAAAAAGCAAGTTAGAGGAGCTAAGGAATGATATTGAGGATTCTCGACAGAGGATTTGA